The following proteins are co-located in the Paenibacillus sp. JNUCC32 genome:
- a CDS encoding helix-turn-helix domain-containing protein, whose protein sequence is MPQVDRHKNRTVYIEFAATEDFSVLPYPERLTLVLITSGSLSGILNERPIKISAPGVLCLAEEDEMKVVERQNVAAQSFRFHPAFLNTVTLSETQSYIPTGPSIQRGLSLFQRDDRNSGVPRVTEKAYPRIFEWFFILGTEVQAQSDERWVCRIKKYLIQILGLLEDLNHNSEQSPVDLVLEYIHTNYPKKISLEDLTNCAHLNRVTLNKLFQERCGNTAIGYLLSYRLNVACDLLTHTGMKLDEIARDTGFEYDTYFIKQFQAKKGISPTKYRNMTRKFATEQ, encoded by the coding sequence ATGCCGCAAGTAGACCGTCACAAAAACCGCACCGTGTACATTGAATTTGCCGCAACAGAGGATTTTAGTGTGCTTCCTTATCCTGAACGTCTTACCCTGGTTCTCATTACGTCAGGAAGTTTAAGCGGGATATTAAACGAACGACCAATTAAAATTTCCGCACCGGGCGTCCTTTGTCTTGCTGAAGAAGATGAGATGAAAGTCGTTGAGAGACAGAACGTGGCTGCACAATCCTTTCGTTTTCACCCTGCATTCCTTAACACTGTAACACTTTCCGAAACGCAGAGTTACATTCCTACGGGTCCGAGTATACAAAGGGGTCTTTCGCTTTTTCAAAGAGATGATCGAAACTCTGGTGTACCTCGTGTAACGGAAAAAGCATACCCGCGTATATTCGAGTGGTTCTTCATACTCGGTACGGAAGTGCAAGCGCAAAGTGATGAACGCTGGGTATGCAGAATAAAAAAATACCTCATTCAAATTTTAGGTTTACTGGAGGATCTAAATCATAATAGTGAACAATCCCCGGTTGATTTGGTATTGGAATATATACACACCAACTATCCCAAAAAGATTTCGTTGGAAGATTTGACGAATTGCGCTCATTTGAACCGTGTGACGCTAAATAAGCTGTTTCAAGAGAGATGCGGAAATACAGCTATCGGTTACTTGCTTTCCTATCGTTTAAACGTTGCGTGCGATCTTCTGACACATACAGGTATGAAGCTTGATGAAATTGCACGCGATACCGGATTCGAGTATGACACTTACTTTATTAAGCAATTTCAAGCTAAAAAAGGTATTTCACCTACAAAGTATAGGAACATGACTCGTAAGTTCGCGACTGAACAATAG
- a CDS encoding glycoside hydrolase family 130 protein, protein MSDIIVGHLFSSPIMTRHSANPILTPGDVPYGPALVFNAGVTKFKGKYVMVFRNDYGDELKGIVAPHHTTNLGLAFSDDGIKWDAQPEPCWSWHDEEVIRVYDPRLTVIGEQCYMCFAVDTKHGLRGGIAVTEDFRSFEVLSLSLPDNRNMVLFPERIGGKYVRLERPMPVYSRGGIDRFDMWMSDSPDLKYWGNSKLLLAVEDVAYANDKVGPGAPPVKTDKGWLTLFHAVDIDRSRGKNGWEDSWKKRYTSGILLLDLADPSRIIGMAETPLLAPEADYETDGGFRNHVIFPGGMILEDTGEVKIYYGAADTVECLATAHVDDLLHLCLKGTVHK, encoded by the coding sequence ATGAGCGATATTATAGTGGGGCATTTGTTTTCCAGCCCGATCATGACCCGGCATTCCGCGAATCCGATTCTGACTCCGGGTGATGTGCCCTACGGTCCGGCGTTGGTCTTTAATGCCGGAGTTACCAAATTTAAAGGCAAATATGTGATGGTTTTTCGCAATGACTACGGTGATGAACTTAAAGGGATTGTCGCCCCTCATCATACAACGAATCTGGGGCTGGCCTTCAGCGATGACGGCATTAAGTGGGATGCGCAGCCGGAACCGTGCTGGTCTTGGCATGATGAAGAGGTCATCCGCGTGTATGATCCGCGTCTAACGGTAATCGGCGAACAATGTTATATGTGCTTTGCGGTCGATACCAAGCACGGGCTGCGCGGCGGCATCGCCGTCACCGAAGATTTCAGATCCTTCGAGGTGCTGAGCCTATCGCTGCCGGATAACCGCAACATGGTATTGTTCCCGGAGCGGATCGGGGGCAAGTACGTCCGGCTGGAGCGCCCGATGCCTGTATACAGCCGGGGGGGGATAGACCGCTTCGACATGTGGATGAGCGACTCGCCTGACCTGAAATACTGGGGCAACTCCAAGCTGCTGCTGGCGGTTGAAGATGTTGCTTATGCCAATGACAAGGTAGGACCAGGCGCTCCGCCCGTCAAAACGGACAAAGGTTGGCTGACCCTGTTCCATGCCGTGGACATCGATCGCAGCCGGGGGAAGAACGGATGGGAGGACAGCTGGAAGAAGCGCTATACGTCCGGCATTTTACTGCTGGATCTTGCCGATCCCAGCCGGATCATCGGCATGGCGGAGACGCCGCTGCTTGCCCCGGAAGCCGATTATGAGACCGATGGGGGCTTCCGCAATCATGTTATTTTTCCGGGGGGCATGATTCTGGAGGATACCGGAGAAGTCAAAATCTACTACGGCGCGGCCGATACCGTAGAATGCCTGGCGACTGCGCATGTAGATGATTTGCTGCATCTTTGTCTGAAAGGCACAGTCCATAAGTAA
- a CDS encoding cytosine deaminase, with amino-acid sequence MIIQNAKLRGKEGLWNIVVKDGRFELITQSLEATANEEVIDVGGSLVLPPFIEPHIHLDTTLTAGEPEWNLSGTLFEGIQRWSERKAFLTHEDVKTRSKTALKWQMAQGIQHVRTHVDVTDPSLTAVKAMLEVKEEMAPYIDIQLVAFPQEGIHSYPNGAELLEESLKMGVDVVGGIPHFEFTREYGVESMKVAFDLAEKYDRLIDIHCDEIDDEQSRFVEVVAKEAYERGLGSRTTASHTTAMGSYNDAYTYKLFRLLKMADLNFVSNPLVNIHLQGRFDTYPKRRGLTRVKELQEAGLNVCFGHDDIFDPWYPLGTGNMLQVLHMGIHASQLLGYDQIVNSIDLITKNSARTLHIEDVYGIEEGKPANFIVLEAENEYEAIRKQAGVLYSFRGGRKIAETKPRDTSIILEGGSEKVTFNK; translated from the coding sequence ATGATTATACAGAACGCAAAATTGCGGGGTAAAGAAGGTTTGTGGAATATCGTCGTGAAAGACGGAAGGTTTGAGCTAATTACGCAGTCGCTGGAAGCAACGGCGAATGAGGAAGTCATTGACGTGGGCGGCTCGCTTGTGCTGCCGCCGTTCATTGAGCCTCACATTCATCTGGATACAACGTTAACGGCAGGCGAGCCGGAATGGAATTTAAGCGGAACGCTGTTCGAAGGCATTCAGCGTTGGTCTGAACGCAAGGCATTCCTGACGCATGAAGACGTCAAGACGCGCTCCAAAACGGCACTGAAGTGGCAGATGGCACAGGGCATCCAGCATGTACGAACGCATGTGGACGTCACCGATCCAAGCTTGACCGCGGTAAAAGCGATGCTTGAAGTGAAAGAAGAAATGGCACCATACATCGATATTCAGCTTGTCGCTTTTCCGCAGGAAGGCATTCACTCCTACCCGAACGGCGCGGAATTGCTGGAGGAGTCGCTGAAAATGGGAGTTGACGTGGTTGGGGGCATTCCGCACTTCGAATTCACGAGGGAATATGGCGTTGAATCGATGAAGGTTGCGTTTGACCTCGCCGAAAAATACGACCGTCTCATCGACATCCATTGCGACGAGATTGATGACGAGCAATCCCGTTTCGTGGAAGTCGTCGCCAAAGAAGCCTACGAACGCGGGCTGGGCTCCCGCACCACGGCAAGCCACACGACGGCGATGGGCTCATACAATGATGCATATACCTACAAATTGTTCAGATTGCTGAAGATGGCGGACCTCAATTTCGTCTCCAATCCTCTGGTCAACATCCACCTGCAGGGACGCTTTGACACATATCCGAAAAGAAGAGGGCTGACTCGCGTCAAAGAGCTTCAGGAAGCCGGTCTTAATGTATGCTTCGGTCACGATGATATCTTTGATCCATGGTATCCGCTAGGCACGGGCAACATGCTTCAGGTGCTGCACATGGGCATCCATGCTTCGCAGTTGCTCGGTTACGATCAAATCGTGAATTCGATCGATCTCATTACGAAAAACAGTGCAAGAACGCTGCATATCGAGGACGTGTACGGTATTGAAGAAGGCAAGCCTGCGAACTTCATCGTTCTTGAAGCCGAGAACGAATATGAGGCTATACGCAAACAGGCCGGGGTGCTCTACTCGTTCAGAGGCGGCCGCAAAATCGCCGAAACGAAGCCGCGGGACACGTCGATCATTCTTGAGGGCGGTTCGGAGAAGGTCACTTTCAATAAATAA
- a CDS encoding Cfr family 23S rRNA (adenine(2503)-C(8))-methyltransferase, translating into MKHLSKYEKIRKILSALNQPNYRYSQIAEAIFKNKIGNFEAMNNLPKPVRNELIKELGNNVLSITPKMEQKSNQVSKILFAIPGDEYIESVRLSYQTGWESYCISSQCGCGFGCTFCATGTLGLKRNLTTDEITDQLLYFTLNNHPLDSVSFMGMGEALANPYVFDALHVLTDPKLFGLGHRRITVSTIGLLPGVKKLTKEFPQINLTFSLHSPFHDQRSELMPINNHFPLEEVLTVLDEHIQQTKRKVYIAYILLRGINDSTKHAEAVADLLRGRGSWEHLYHVNLIPYNSTYATSQSFVESDQNSINMFLRILKSKGIHVTVRTQFGSDINAACGQLYGSNGNI; encoded by the coding sequence ATGAAGCATTTATCTAAGTATGAAAAAATACGTAAGATCTTATCGGCTCTAAATCAACCGAATTATAGATATTCGCAAATAGCAGAGGCAATCTTCAAGAACAAGATCGGAAATTTCGAAGCAATGAACAATTTGCCTAAGCCTGTAAGAAATGAATTAATCAAAGAGCTTGGAAACAATGTGTTAAGCATCACACCAAAAATGGAGCAGAAATCCAACCAAGTTAGCAAAATTTTGTTTGCTATCCCAGGCGATGAATACATTGAATCCGTAAGGTTAAGTTATCAAACGGGCTGGGAATCCTATTGTATCTCTTCGCAGTGCGGCTGCGGATTTGGTTGTACATTTTGCGCTACGGGAACACTCGGTTTGAAGAGGAATCTTACAACGGATGAAATAACGGATCAACTGCTTTATTTTACTTTGAATAACCATCCCTTGGACAGTGTGTCTTTTATGGGAATGGGAGAGGCACTTGCAAATCCCTATGTATTTGATGCTTTGCATGTGCTGACGGATCCTAAACTTTTCGGTTTAGGACATCGAAGGATTACGGTTTCTACCATAGGTTTATTACCTGGAGTAAAAAAGTTGACGAAGGAATTTCCACAGATTAATTTAACGTTCTCGCTTCATTCACCATTTCATGATCAGCGAAGCGAGTTAATGCCCATTAACAATCATTTTCCATTAGAAGAAGTTTTGACCGTGTTGGACGAGCATATTCAGCAAACAAAGCGAAAGGTTTACATTGCTTATATCCTGCTAAGGGGTATCAACGATTCAACTAAACATGCTGAAGCCGTTGCTGATTTGTTGCGTGGAAGAGGGTCGTGGGAACATTTATATCACGTCAATCTAATTCCATACAATTCCACTTATGCCACATCACAAAGTTTTGTAGAGTCGGATCAGAACAGCATCAATATGTTCCTTAGAATCTTGAAGTCAAAGGGAATCCATGTCACCGTGAGGACCCAATTCGGATCAGACATCAACGCAGCATGCGGTCAACTATATGGATCAAACGGTAACATTTAA
- a CDS encoding FAD-dependent oxidoreductase produces MKGHITLPSVSIPVSREVDVLVIGGGASGIAAAIAAAKGGAKTMLVEQRGFLGGMGTVALVPAFCPFTDKRKPIIRGLGLQLMERMKQACDPQYREEYQEMLDWVPIDPEVLKRVYDDAILESGVTPLYHTFVYDVVLSEDRRKVEGVVVVNKTGRSFIPCRYIIDCSGDGDVAALAGAPFQKGGEAGELQPGSMCYLLANVDRPRFRRYLEESGDTGQLHKTVELAIEDGALPEGRKSISGLAWVSDYLVGVNFGHVFGVDGTLAEDLTRGAIEGRRTAERQLQFFRRYVPGFERAHMVASGEQLGIRETRRIEGDYILTVDDFLAARSFPDDIARNAYYIDIHLANSKSEMTFNHLPPGVSHGVPYRIMLPIGIDNLWVAGRCVSSDRAVQGSLRVMPNCFSMGQASGTAAALALRDGTGSRGISVAELQQRLLEQDVWLGEDFIPADKQKGGNAP; encoded by the coding sequence ATGAAAGGACATATTACGTTGCCATCCGTCAGCATTCCGGTTAGCCGCGAGGTGGATGTGCTTGTCATCGGCGGAGGCGCCTCAGGCATCGCTGCGGCCATTGCCGCTGCGAAAGGGGGGGCGAAAACAATGCTGGTGGAGCAGCGAGGATTCCTTGGCGGCATGGGCACGGTTGCGCTCGTTCCGGCTTTCTGTCCCTTTACGGATAAGCGGAAGCCGATTATCCGCGGTCTCGGCCTTCAATTGATGGAACGGATGAAGCAGGCATGCGATCCTCAGTACCGTGAGGAATATCAAGAGATGCTGGATTGGGTGCCGATCGATCCCGAAGTGCTGAAACGGGTTTATGATGATGCCATTCTGGAAAGCGGTGTGACGCCGCTGTATCACACCTTTGTTTACGATGTTGTCCTGTCTGAGGACCGCCGGAAGGTTGAAGGTGTCGTTGTCGTTAACAAAACAGGACGTTCTTTCATCCCCTGCAGGTATATTATCGATTGCTCGGGAGATGGGGATGTTGCCGCATTGGCGGGAGCTCCTTTTCAGAAGGGCGGGGAAGCGGGCGAGCTTCAGCCCGGCAGCATGTGCTATCTGCTTGCGAATGTGGACCGTCCAAGGTTCAGACGGTACCTGGAGGAGAGCGGGGATACGGGCCAACTGCACAAGACGGTGGAGCTGGCGATCGAGGACGGTGCGCTGCCGGAGGGCCGCAAGTCGATCTCCGGCCTTGCTTGGGTCAGCGACTATTTGGTAGGCGTCAACTTCGGCCATGTATTCGGCGTGGACGGCACCCTTGCCGAGGATTTGACACGGGGGGCGATCGAAGGGCGCCGCACGGCGGAACGCCAGCTGCAGTTCTTCCGCCGCTACGTGCCGGGCTTTGAGCGCGCCCATATGGTAGCGAGCGGTGAGCAGCTCGGCATCCGGGAGACGCGGCGGATTGAAGGGGACTATATCCTGACGGTCGATGACTTCCTTGCTGCGCGTTCCTTCCCGGACGACATTGCCCGCAACGCATACTACATCGATATTCATCTCGCCAACAGCAAAAGCGAGATGACTTTTAACCACCTGCCGCCCGGGGTTTCACACGGCGTACCGTACCGGATCATGCTGCCGATTGGCATCGACAACCTTTGGGTTGCCGGACGCTGCGTATCCTCGGACCGAGCAGTGCAAGGCTCCCTTCGGGTGATGCCGAACTGCTTCTCCATGGGCCAGGCCTCGGGAACGGCGGCTGCATTGGCGCTGCGGGACGGCACCGGCTCGCGCGGCATTTCCGTAGCCGAACTTCAGCAGCGGCTGCTGGAGCAGGATGTATGGCTGGGAGAAGATTTCATTCCGGCTGATAAGCAGAAGGGAGGGAATGCGCCGTGA
- the rplD gene encoding 50S ribosomal protein L4, which yields MLNVSIYNMEGKITGEMELEESIFGVIPNKSVLHEAVVNHLANKRRGTHSTLTRGEVRGGGRKPYKQNKIDRSRAGSIRMPHWRHGGIAFGPKPRDYGYSLNKKVKRLAIKSALSAKVQDNELIVVDRIKLETYRTKSIIAMLTALYANKKVLIVTPEADQIVYKSANNIPDVQTTDAKSLNVYDVLNCDSFIIAKDAIRIVTEIYT from the coding sequence TTGTTAAACGTTTCTATTTATAATATGGAAGGTAAAATTACGGGCGAGATGGAGCTTGAAGAATCCATCTTCGGGGTGATTCCCAACAAATCGGTACTGCATGAAGCTGTTGTTAACCATCTAGCGAACAAGCGACGTGGGACACATTCGACTTTAACCCGTGGCGAAGTTAGAGGTGGAGGTAGAAAACCCTATAAGCAAAATAAAATTGACAGATCGAGGGCGGGTTCCATTCGGATGCCGCACTGGCGTCACGGAGGGATTGCGTTTGGTCCCAAACCTCGTGACTATGGTTATAGCCTTAATAAAAAGGTTAAACGTCTTGCGATTAAATCAGCTTTATCCGCCAAGGTGCAAGATAACGAACTCATCGTAGTTGACCGTATTAAACTTGAAACTTACAGGACAAAATCGATCATTGCCATGCTTACAGCTCTTTATGCCAATAAGAAAGTGCTTATTGTAACACCTGAGGCGGATCAAATCGTGTATAAAAGTGCAAATAACATTCCGGATGTGCAGACAACTGATGCCAAATCGCTGAATGTATATGATGTTCTTAATTGTGATTCGTTCATCATAGCTAAGGATGCAATTAGAATAGTTACAGAAATCTATACCTAA
- the codB gene encoding cytosine permease, translating into MSKQDQEFSWQAVPKTQRNHFWKTLSVMLGFTFFSASMLAGGTLGVGLTFMEFIGIVLAGNLALGIYTGALAHIAAKTGLSTHLLAKYAFGEKGSYLPSFLLGFTQVGWFGVGVAMFAIPVAKAMDWNVYLLIFLFGLAMTASAIFGMKSLVILGYIAVPAITILGSYSMFKGADMLGGLQGLLDYKPEQTLTAAAALTICIGSFISGGTLTPDFARFSRTSRQAVTATVIAFFLGNSLMFLFGAVGAMAYNLADISEVMFLQGLIIPAIIVLGLNIWTTNDNALYASGLGFANITKISKKFFVIVNGIVGTLFAMWMYNNFVGFLNVLGAAVPSIGAIIIADYFFVKRRNYKPFADMTFKKVNWIAMLAWAIGVAFAQLAPGITPLNALIGTAVAYIVLMLIAPAKESKEKGKNNDYTERKIAG; encoded by the coding sequence ATGAGCAAACAAGATCAAGAGTTTTCGTGGCAAGCGGTACCGAAAACGCAGAGAAACCATTTTTGGAAGACGTTATCCGTTATGTTAGGGTTCACATTCTTTTCCGCAAGCATGCTTGCGGGAGGGACGCTCGGAGTCGGCTTGACGTTCATGGAGTTTATTGGAATCGTGCTTGCGGGTAATTTGGCACTCGGTATCTACACAGGAGCGCTGGCACATATCGCTGCAAAAACGGGCCTTTCCACGCATTTGCTGGCAAAATACGCGTTCGGTGAGAAAGGCTCGTACCTGCCATCATTCCTGCTTGGCTTCACGCAGGTCGGATGGTTCGGCGTCGGCGTGGCCATGTTCGCGATTCCGGTTGCCAAAGCGATGGATTGGAACGTGTACCTGTTGATCTTCCTGTTTGGTCTCGCGATGACGGCATCGGCCATCTTCGGCATGAAGTCGCTGGTCATTCTGGGTTATATCGCGGTTCCGGCCATTACCATTCTCGGCAGTTACTCCATGTTCAAAGGCGCAGATATGCTGGGCGGTTTGCAAGGCTTGCTCGATTACAAGCCTGAACAGACACTGACCGCGGCAGCGGCCCTGACCATTTGTATCGGCTCATTCATTAGCGGTGGAACCTTGACGCCCGATTTTGCACGGTTCTCCCGGACGTCGAGGCAGGCGGTTACCGCCACGGTCATAGCGTTCTTCCTGGGGAATTCGCTCATGTTCCTGTTCGGTGCGGTTGGCGCCATGGCTTATAACCTGGCAGATATCTCGGAGGTCATGTTCCTGCAAGGGCTGATCATTCCCGCGATCATCGTACTGGGGCTGAATATTTGGACGACCAATGATAACGCTCTTTACGCTTCCGGACTGGGATTTGCCAACATCACAAAAATATCGAAAAAATTCTTCGTCATCGTAAACGGCATCGTGGGTACCCTATTTGCCATGTGGATGTACAATAATTTCGTCGGGTTCCTCAATGTGCTGGGCGCGGCGGTACCGTCCATCGGGGCCATCATCATCGCGGACTACTTTTTTGTGAAGCGCAGAAACTATAAGCCATTTGCCGACATGACTTTCAAGAAGGTAAACTGGATAGCGATGCTGGCTTGGGCTATCGGCGTGGCGTTCGCCCAGCTTGCTCCAGGCATAACGCCATTGAACGCACTAATCGGTACGGCGGTTGCCTACATTGTGTTGATGCTGATCGCTCCTGCAAAAGAATCCAAAGAAAAGGGGAAAAACAATGATTATACAGAACGCAAAATTGCGGGGTAA
- a CDS encoding epoxide hydrolase family protein, which translates to MSMERYHIHVSDEILADLKYRLHHIRWPDQLEHSGWERGTELSYLKSLVSYWRDHYDWRAQEAELNRYSQYSCNIDDMDVHFVHERGKGPNPMPIILTHGWPDSYLRYQKIIPLLTDPASHGGHSEDSFDVVVPSLPGFGFSSSPKQPGFNNNRVSEMWAKLMTKELGYKKFAAAGGDIGSGVTRYLAANHPELLFGIHLTDIGIIRNLMNASGQANLSQEELRYKTSASEWIALEGGYMSIQSTRPQTLAYGLSDSPAGLAGWMIEKFRSWSDCKGNLQQRFSKDELLTHIMIYWVTNTMGSSTRMYYENSHSLPPLGYIEVPTGIALFPEDILLPPKEWASRNLNVTRWTSMPSGGHFTAMEEPELLARDIRAFYKPYRLGNRN; encoded by the coding sequence ATGTCGATGGAACGTTATCATATTCACGTCTCCGATGAGATCCTTGCCGATCTCAAATACAGACTTCATCACATCCGTTGGCCTGATCAGCTAGAACACTCGGGTTGGGAACGAGGCACGGAATTAAGCTATTTAAAGTCGCTGGTTTCGTACTGGCGGGACCACTACGATTGGCGGGCACAAGAAGCTGAGTTGAACCGTTATTCCCAGTATAGCTGCAATATCGATGACATGGATGTGCACTTCGTGCACGAGCGTGGAAAAGGACCTAACCCCATGCCTATTATTCTTACTCACGGATGGCCCGACAGCTACCTTCGTTACCAAAAAATCATCCCCCTCCTTACGGATCCGGCCAGCCATGGTGGTCATTCCGAGGACTCTTTTGATGTGGTTGTCCCTTCATTACCTGGATTCGGGTTCTCAAGCAGCCCCAAACAACCTGGATTCAACAATAATCGCGTCTCCGAAATGTGGGCTAAACTGATGACAAAAGAATTAGGCTATAAAAAATTTGCTGCCGCAGGCGGAGATATTGGCTCCGGCGTTACAAGATATCTGGCAGCAAACCATCCCGAGTTATTATTTGGAATTCACCTGACCGATATCGGCATTATCAGAAATCTCATGAATGCATCTGGTCAGGCTAATCTCTCGCAAGAAGAACTGCGATACAAGACAAGCGCTTCGGAATGGATTGCTCTGGAAGGTGGCTATATGTCGATTCAATCGACACGCCCCCAAACCCTTGCATATGGACTTTCCGACTCGCCGGCAGGTTTGGCAGGCTGGATGATCGAAAAATTCCGATCATGGAGTGATTGTAAGGGTAACCTCCAGCAAAGATTCAGCAAGGATGAACTCCTCACCCACATTATGATTTATTGGGTTACGAATACGATGGGATCGTCAACACGCATGTATTATGAGAATTCACATTCATTACCGCCATTGGGCTATATCGAGGTACCGACAGGCATCGCATTGTTTCCGGAAGACATCTTGCTGCCGCCCAAGGAATGGGCCTCACGTAACTTAAACGTTACTCGCTGGACTTCGATGCCATCCGGCGGACATTTTACCGCCATGGAAGAACCTGAGCTTCTAGCTCGTGACATTCGTGCTTTCTATAAGCCATACAGATTGGGAAATAGAAATTAA
- a CDS encoding SGNH/GDSL hydrolase family protein, with translation MKQLPLTDEWFHGAVSLEHGEDGIKPWRIPYMDYELYPPGGIDGKAEICAGVRLRLRTDSTEVAVSFAPLADAAAMDCVAEGRLCQTLSLSGGATEALFSGLKDGIKDVEIWLPQNIGITVTGLRTDAHAVGVPLPDTRPRWITYGSSITQCVGASSPSRAWPAIAAEACGFSLTNLGFSGNCHMEPMIGRLIRDLPADFISICAGVNIYGGGTLSPRMFKPLLIGLLETIRDKHRDTPLLVISPIYGTVRETQLNSLGFTLPIMREFIREAVELLRARGDRQLYYQDGLKWFGPEDEAFLTDGLHPGAEGYELLGRRFRNLHDFALRAVHRNAE, from the coding sequence GTGAAGCAGCTTCCATTAACGGATGAGTGGTTTCACGGTGCCGTGTCGCTCGAACACGGGGAGGATGGTATCAAGCCGTGGCGTATTCCTTACATGGATTACGAGCTGTATCCGCCTGGGGGAATCGATGGCAAAGCCGAGATATGTGCCGGTGTTCGCCTGCGGCTGCGGACGGACTCTACCGAGGTGGCCGTATCTTTTGCACCGCTTGCGGACGCCGCCGCCATGGATTGCGTTGCAGAAGGTAGACTATGCCAGACGCTCAGCCTGTCCGGCGGAGCAACAGAAGCCTTGTTCAGCGGACTTAAGGACGGAATCAAGGATGTGGAGATTTGGCTCCCTCAAAATATAGGAATAACCGTCACCGGCCTACGGACTGATGCCCATGCCGTCGGAGTCCCGCTGCCGGACACCCGGCCCCGCTGGATTACGTACGGGAGCTCCATTACCCAGTGCGTCGGGGCTTCCAGCCCCTCCCGCGCTTGGCCAGCCATTGCCGCCGAAGCCTGCGGCTTCAGCTTGACCAATCTCGGCTTCTCCGGCAACTGCCACATGGAACCGATGATCGGGCGTCTGATTCGCGACTTGCCGGCCGATTTCATCTCGATATGTGCAGGCGTGAACATCTATGGCGGGGGCACCTTAAGCCCTCGCATGTTCAAGCCGCTGCTGATTGGCCTGCTGGAGACGATACGCGACAAACACAGGGATACCCCGCTGCTTGTCATTTCTCCGATTTATGGCACCGTCCGCGAAACGCAGCTCAATTCGCTGGGCTTCACCCTGCCCATCATGCGGGAATTCATCCGCGAGGCCGTGGAGCTGCTAAGGGCTCGGGGCGATCGCCAGTTATACTATCAGGACGGCTTGAAGTGGTTCGGTCCGGAGGATGAAGCCTTTCTGACGGATGGCCTACACCCTGGAGCCGAGGGGTATGAGCTGCTGGGCCGGCGTTTCCGCAATCTTCATGACTTTGCGTTACGGGCTGTACATCGAAACGCGGAGTGA
- a CDS encoding CD3324 family protein — MRYINASVVLPEELVEQLQEYVQGEYLYIPARKNEFKVWGELSGARKEINQRNDAIVGAYLSGASVEELSESFFLSTYAIRKIIYQK, encoded by the coding sequence GTGAGATATATTAATGCTTCTGTCGTCTTGCCGGAGGAACTAGTAGAACAATTACAGGAATATGTCCAAGGCGAATACCTCTATATACCAGCTAGAAAAAATGAATTTAAAGTCTGGGGAGAGCTGTCTGGCGCACGAAAAGAAATTAACCAAAGAAATGATGCTATCGTGGGTGCGTATTTATCTGGCGCTTCAGTCGAGGAACTCTCAGAATCATTCTTTTTATCAACCTACGCTATCAGAAAAATAATTTATCAGAAATAA